Proteins encoded by one window of Musa acuminata AAA Group cultivar baxijiao chromosome BXJ2-9, Cavendish_Baxijiao_AAA, whole genome shotgun sequence:
- the LOC103997330 gene encoding uncharacterized protein LOC103997330, whose amino-acid sequence MTTEDKPEVDLRLLSSLLDEEEEEEEGKEEVEKGLPADDEAAMLDVAEGGENGDQRYYLTSIQSTVVIRQIRSQGLSFQLWPAASSLVSLLDSRPSALLLPATSQIRILELGSGTGLVGIAAAAILGASVTLTDLPHVVPNLRFNAESNAAAVAARGGSLDVRQLRWGEDEDAAALVDGKAAFDVVVASDVVYYEHLIDPLLRTLRVFVTGEAAFVMAHLRRWKKRDSVFFRKARKLFDVAVVHTDPPLPGKRVGVAIYRFTAKRKLL is encoded by the coding sequence aagaagaagaaggaaaggaagaagtagAGAAGGGATTACCAGCAGATGACGAGGCTGCAATGTTAGATGTTGCCGAGGGCGGCGAGAATGGGGATCAGCGGTACTACCTGACCTCCATCCAATCCACGGTGGTCATCCGCCAGATCCGATCGCAGGGTCTCTCCTTCCAGCTCTGGCCCGCCGCCTCCTCCCTCGTCTCCCTCCTTGACAGCCGTCCCTCCGCCCTCCTCCTCCCGGCTACCTCCCAGATCCGGATCCTCGAGCTCGGCTCCGGCACCGGCCTCGTCggcatcgccgccgccgccatcctcGGCGCCAGCGTAACCCTAACCGACCTCCCCCACGTCGTCCCCAACCTCCGGTTCAACGCCGAGTCCAACGCCGCCGCCGTGGCCGCCCGCGGCGGCTCCCTCGACGTTCGCCAGCTGCGGTGGGGGGAGGACGAGGACGCCGCGGCCCTGGTCGACGGCAAAGCAGCATTCGACGTCGTCGTGGCGTCGGATGTGGTTTACTACGAACACCTGATCGACCCGCTGCTGCGGACGCTGCGGGTGTTCGTGACGGGCGAGGCGGCCTTCGTGATGGCGCATCTGAGGAGGTGGAAGAAGAGGGACTCCGTGTTCTTCCGCAAGGCGAGGAAGCTGTTCGACGTGGCCGTGGTGCACACCGACCCGCCATTGCCCGGAAAACGAGTCGGGGTGGCTATATACCGCTTCACAGCGAAAAGAAAGCTCTTATGA